In the genome of Triticum urartu cultivar G1812 chromosome 5, Tu2.1, whole genome shotgun sequence, one region contains:
- the LOC125556119 gene encoding probable E3 ubiquitin-protein ligase RNF144A-B, with protein sequence MGSRAAPPLAGHHPSPAMASSASASASAAAKADNPFCPIDISSDEDDEVTVLGSSSSREEMQIQQAILLSLDPSRDQATAPSSSGTAVAGTPEGSIPDRKGRRKLRSELPLFPVDPSTSPSKPETRQVIDLDDDSPPQVIDLDDDDGCSLIFLKDIASGKRKLFEKGECSNSAKKFDCTICMETVPGVERFRIPGCRHAFCAGCVRQYIAARVEENLLAIGCPDPGCKDGVLHPEECRRVIPAPLFHRWGAALCDMALGELKFYCPFKDCSALLVDDDPGDGDGDAAAKVECPHCKRVFCAKCKVPWHEGVECAEFQRLGDDERGREDLLLRKVAQQSKWQRCPKCKIYVERVDGCTFIACRCGHCFCYLCGSTMARSNHYCAKCKR encoded by the exons ATGGGAAGCAGAGCAGCGCCGCCTCTGGCTGGACACCACCCGTCGCCGGCCATGGCgtcctccgcctccgcctccgcctccgccgccgcgaAGGCCGACAATCCCTTCTGCCCCATCGACATCTCGTCCGACGAGGACGACGAAGTGACAGTCCTTGGCTCCTCCAGCAGCCGCGAGGAGATGCAGATCCAGCAGGCCATCCTCCTCTCCCTCGACCCCTCTCGCGACCAGGCcaccgccccctcctcctccggaACCGCCGTCGCCGGGACCCCCGAAGGGTCCATTCCTGACCGCAAGGGGAGGCGCAAACTACGGTCGGAGCTGCCCCTGTTTCCTGTTGATCCCAGCACATCTCCGTCGAAACCAGAGACGCGCCAAGTCATCGACTTGGACGACGACAGCCCCCCTCAAGTGATCGATCTAGACGACGATGATGGCTGCAGCTTGATCTTCCTCAAAGACATCGCCAGCGGCAAGAGGAAGCTGTTCGAGAAAGGCGAATGCTCCAACAGCGCCAAGAAATTCGACTGCACGATCTGCATGGAGACGGTCCCCGGCGTCGAGCGGTTCCGCATCCCCGGGTGCCGGCACGCGTTCTGCGCCGGCTGCGTGCGGCAGTACATCGCCGCGAGGGTCGAGGAGAACCTGCTGGCCATCGGCTGCCCTGATCCGGGCTGCAAGGACGGCGTGCTGCACCCGGAGGAGTGCCGGCGCGTGATCCCGGCGCCGCTGTTCCACAGGTGGGGCGCCGCGCTCTGCGACATGGCGCTCGGCGAGCTCAAGTTCTACTGCCCCTTCAAGGACTGCTCGGCGCTGCTGGTGGACGACGACCCcggggacggcgacggcgacgcgGCGGCCAAGGTGGAGTGCCCCCATTGCAAGCGGGTGTTCTGCGCGAAGTGCAAGGTGCCGTGGCACGAGGGGGTGGAGTGCGCCGAGTTCCAGCGGCTCGGGGACGACGAGCGCGGGCGGGAGGACCTGCTGCTGAGGAAGGTGGCGCAGCAGAGCAAGTGGCAGCGGTGCCCCAAGTGCAAGATCTACGTCGAGAGGGTGGACGGCTGCACCTTCATCGCCTGCAG GTGCGGGCACTGCTTCTGCTACCTGTGCGGCTCTACGATGGCGAGGAGCAACCATTATTGCGCAAAGTGCAAGCGGTGA